One genomic segment of Primulina tabacum isolate GXHZ01 chromosome 9, ASM2559414v2, whole genome shotgun sequence includes these proteins:
- the LOC142556537 gene encoding LOW QUALITY PROTEIN: pentatricopeptide repeat-containing protein At3g63370, chloroplastic-like (The sequence of the model RefSeq protein was modified relative to this genomic sequence to represent the inferred CDS: deleted 1 base in 1 codon) produces the protein MASLIQLIDLNSVAVSTTPFVHKNTWRNSTVRIHTTPIKTTSLQEALLLLSNILVSSSQKNCLDKAYSSVLDLCASQKSLSHGKQIHAHVLKCNNVRDLPFLDTKLVLMYGKCGNLQEAEVLFDEMLERSIFTYNAMLGAYVLNGESRAAIELYAEMRFLEIPLDAHTCCSVLKACAGFKDIYCGREIHGFGVKFGISCNDIFVNALASMYTKCNDLNAVVLLFNRMTGRGAELWNIMISAYSMNGMSREALRLFWEMQNVGVTPSTYTFVAALQACQDSLLGMQMHAIVLKSHIFSDCYVANALVVMYSKFSRIDEAIRVFTEMPERDSVSWNAMLSCYVRNGLYDEALKFFHEIVSSGQRLDQVSAISVLSACGRSGNLVNGMEVHACVLKNGMEFDLQVANTVLDMYAKCSKTNFMYYSFRRISHKDPISWTTIIAGYIQNYCYEKALQLFKEVQVEGVDIDKIMLESVLLACHWLHCILTVKEIHGYIVRRNFSDVIIQNTLVDVYGDCGKLDYARHIFGQIEVKNVVSWTSMIASYLDNGLACEAHQLFFNMVRDDVELDSIAILTILSAAANLSALRKGKEIHGYLLRKYFHTEDLIASSLVDMYASCGDIDSSYAVFKSVKHRDLVIWTSMINAYGLHGHGMMATNLYRKMEAKNLYPDHIAFLALLHACSHSALVEEGKMFFQLMQHKYKLDPWPEHYACLVDLLGRANFLEEAFDLVKGMRPEPTAAVWCALLGACRIHSNIEIGEIASEKLLEMDPDNPGNYVLVSNLYAAAERWDDVEKVRMKMRARGLKKDPACSWIEVGNKVHNFISRDRSHPNSDEIYKKLSQITDKLKRDGGYDPETKHVLHNVEEDEKVKMLYSHSERLAIAYGLLVTPKEKPIRVTKNLRVCGDCHSFTKLVSKFCERDIIVRDANRFHSFKDGEAQSVSSICYFLNNEMKEVNKNMERFQKWNSRMVVLVTCIYFPNSPMFNVWISFLQGSREGQGFMSDYSNG, from the exons ATGGCTTCCTTAATCCAGCTCATAGACCTCAACTCTGTTGCTGTCTCAACAACACCGTTCGTTCACAAGAATACTTGGCGAAATTCAACTGTCAGAATTCACACGACGCCAATAAAAACAACCAGTCTACAAGAAGCCCTTTTGTTACTCTCCAACATTTTAGTTTCGAGCAGTCAGAAAAATTGCTTGGATAAAGCTTACTCATCAGTTCTTGATCTTTGTGCGAGCCAAAAGTCCCTATCACATGGCAAACAAATACATGCCCACGTTTTAAAATGCAACAATGTGCGTGATTTGCCATTCTTGGATACCAAACTTGTGCTTATGTATGGTAAATGTGGCAACTTACAGGAGGCCGAAGTGCTGTTTGACGAAATGCTAGAAAGGAGTATTTTCACTTACAATGCAATGCTTGGTGCATATGTTTTGAATGGGGAGTCTCGGGCAGCAATTGAACTTTATGCAGAAATGAGATTCTTGGAAATTCCCTTAGACGCCCATACTTGTTGCAGTGTCTTAAAGGCTTGTGCTGGATTTAAAGATATTTACTGTGGAAGGGAAATTCATGGATTTGGGGTGAAGTTTGGGATTTCTTGTAATGATATTTTTGTGAATGCACTCGCGAGCATGTACACCAAGTGCAATGATCTAAATGCGGTGGTGTTGTTATTTAATAGAATGACAGGAAGAGGAGCTGAGTTGTGGAATATAATGATTTCAGCATATTCTATGAATGGGATGAGCAGAGAAGCATTAAGGCTGTTTTGGGAAATGCAAAATGTTGGTGTCACCCCTAGCACATATACTTTTGTGGCTGCTCTTCAAGCCTGTCAGGATTCATTGCTTGGGATGCAAATGCACGCTATCGTTCTGAAATCTCACATTTTTTCTGATTGTTATGTCGCAAATGCCTTGGTTGTCATGTACTCAAAGTTCTCTAGAATTGATGAAGCTATTAGAGTATTCACTGAAATGCCTGAGAGAGATAGTGTTTCTTGGAATGCCATGTTATCTTGTTATGTTCGAAATGGCCTCTATGACGAAGCACTCAAATTCTTTCATGAGATCGTGAGTTCTGGTCAGCGCCTGGACCAGGTATCAGCAATCAGTGTTCTTTCAGCCTGTGGCAGGTCAGGGAATCTGGTGAATGGAATGGAAGTTCATGCTTGTGTTCTGAAAAATGGGATGGAATTTGATCTTCAAGTAGCCAACACAGTACTTGACATGTATGCGAAGTGTTCTAAAacaaatttcatgtattattctTTTCGGAGAATTTCCCATAAAGACCCTATTTCTTGGACGACAATCATTGCCGGTTATATTCAAAATTATTGTTATGAAAAGGCCTTGCAGTTATTCAAGGAAGTGCAGGTGGAGGGTGTTGATATTGATAAGATAATGCTTGAAAGTGTTCTCCTAGCTTGTCACTGGTTACACTGCATTCTAACTGTGAAAGAGATCCATGGTTACATAGTGAGAAGA AATTTTTCAGATGTTATCATACAAAACACGTTGGTTGATGTGTATGGGGATTGTGGAAAATTAGATTATGCAAGACACATATTTGGGCAAATTGAAGTTAAAAACGTTGTATCCTGGACAAGCATGATAGCTTCTTATTTAGATAACGGACTTGCATGTGAGGCTCATCAACTTTTCTTCAACATGGTCAGGGATGATGTTGAACTGGATTCTATTGCAATCTTGACTATTCTCTCGGCAGCTGCTAATTTATCTGCCCTGAGGAAGGGTAAAGAGATTCATGGATATTTGCTGAGGAAGTACTTTCATACAGAGGATTTGATTGCTAGCTCACTTGTGGATATGTATGCTAGCTGTGGGGATATTGATAGCTCTTATGCTGTTTTCAAATCTGTAAAACATAGAGATTTAGTCATATGGACAAGTATGATTAACGCATATGGACTGCATGGCCATGGTATGATGGCTACAAATTTATATAGAAAGATGGAGGCCAAGAACCTTTACCCTGATCATATAGCATTTTTGGCACTGCTTCATGCATGCAGTCATTCAGCATTAGTAGaagaaggaaaaatgttttttcaactTATGCAACACAAATATAAATTGGATCCATGGCCTGAACACTATGCCTGTCTGGTTGATCTTCTAGGTCGCGCAAATTTTTTGGAAGAGGCATTTGATTTAGTGAAAGGCATGAGACCAGAGCCTACAGCTGCTGTCTGGTGTGCTCTTCTTGGTGCCTGCAGAATTCATTCTAATATTGAGATAGGGGAGATAGCTTCAGAGAAGCTTCTTGAAATGGATCCGGATAATCCGGGAAATTATGTGCTTGTATCTAACTTATATGCAGCTGCAGAGAGATGGGATGATGTGGAGAAAGTGAGGATGAAAATGAGAGCGAGGGGACTGAAAAAAGACCCTGCTTGTAGTTGGATAGAAGTTGGAAATAAGGTTCATAACTTTATTTCTAGGGACAGGTCTCATCCAAATTCTGATGAAATATACAAAAAGCTCTCTCAGATAACTGATAAATTGAAGAGGGATGGAGGGTATGACCCTGAAACAAAGCACGTGCTACACAATGTGGAGGAGGATGAGAAAGTGAAGATGCTTTACAGTCATAGTGAAAGGCTTGCTATTGCGTATGGTTTACTTGTTACTCCAAAAGAAAAGCCAATACGGGTCACGAAGAATCTCCGGGTGTGCGGTGATTGCCATTCTTTTACTAAGCttgtttcaaaattttgtgAAAGGGATATCATTGTTAGAGATGCAAACAGGTTTCACAGTTTTAAAGATGGG GAAGCCCAGAGTGTTTCTTCAATTTGTTATTTCTTAAACAATGAGATGAAA GAAGTGAATAAAAATATGGAGCGGTTTCAGAAATGGAATTCTCGAATGGTGGTCTTAGTTACTTGTATATATTTTCCCAACTCTCCGATGT TTAATGTTTGGATATCTTTTCTTCAAGGTTCTCGTGAAGGACAGGGTTTTATGTCAGATTATTCCAATGGCTAG